The following coding sequences are from one Nicotiana tabacum cultivar K326 chromosome 1, ASM71507v2, whole genome shotgun sequence window:
- the LOC142164613 gene encoding uncharacterized protein LOC142164613, with the protein MWALKKLNLEWDVAANLRVEQLNVPDEFRFHAYSSSSLYKDKMKNLHDKYIQNKEFKEGDFVLIFNSRLQMFLGKVKLKWSGPFEVVHVTPFGALDLKTNNGEIIRVNDRVKHYLCKVDDGYVVALIHFK; encoded by the coding sequence atgtgggcgttgaagaagttgaacctagAGTGGGATGTAGCTGCCAATCTTCGGGTGGAGCAATTAAATGTACCTGATGAGTTCCGGTTCCATGCTTACTCCAGTTCGTCATTATACAAGGATAAGATGAAGAACCTCCATGATAAGTATATCCAgaacaaagaattcaaagaaGGTGACTTTGTTCTcatattcaactctcggttacagATGTTTCTTGGAAAGGTAAAGTTAAAATGGAGCGGTCCCTTTGAAGTGGTGCATGTAACTccctttggtgctctagatttgaaaaccAATAATGGTGAGATCATTAGAGTTAATGACCGAGTGAAGCACTACCTTTGTAAAGTTGATGATGGCTACGTTGTGGCATTGATTCATTTCAAGTGA